A region from the Sphingobacteriales bacterium genome encodes:
- a CDS encoding protein BatD, producing the protein MRSSVRNRNINNSHLFSGSAFCAFLLLLLTAGTAFAQKFTAIANTREVPLNYTFDITYSVENGDMQKFTPPRFEAFDTYGPAQSTNVSIINGKMSKSVSYTYTLQPKRQGEFTIPPATAVINGSEMKSNPVNIVVTAPSKQSQQSQQYQDPFDAFRRQSQPQRRQSSDEDIRKEVEKNIFVRVIPSKTQLYQGDQVSLSYKLYFRIQYQTLQATKNPSYNGFLSEEFKLPEPDRNEQPPIEVYGGRKYYVQEFKRVSLFPTKSGKITIDPIELQGTVLLEVPDPFFGGFFSTLEPYDYEFKSNAIDLDIKSLPEKNKPAAFSGAVGKFSFEAGYDKKNVKVGDEIKLKITYNGTGNLKLITAPKLAFPEEFEAFEPKTKDDYSNNGSVVTGSKSFEYILIPQDGGKFKLPLYEFAYFDVEKGDYVRFTLPETEIEVEGKAKISENVISFFKREKEDRPKSIYGIKTTYAASSDFAGSNRFWMLTVSPFMILLLGFIFRKRDYSESELLSLRRKKANRIALRKMAKAKKLLEQHQEEAFYNEVIRALWEYLSDKLAIPQSELSKENISERLSFRNVTADKIQSLVETLDTCEQSLFSPAGQQHAMQQTYSRSVELIVDIEEQLKAKNS; encoded by the coding sequence ATGAGGAGCAGTGTACGAAATAGAAACATCAACAACAGCCATCTTTTCAGTGGTTCAGCCTTTTGTGCATTTCTATTGCTGTTGTTGACAGCCGGTACTGCATTTGCCCAAAAATTTACAGCGATTGCCAACACCAGAGAGGTTCCGCTCAATTATACGTTTGATATTACCTATTCTGTGGAAAACGGCGATATGCAGAAATTTACGCCGCCACGGTTTGAAGCGTTTGACACCTATGGGCCGGCACAAAGCACCAATGTTTCCATCATCAACGGAAAGATGTCGAAGTCGGTATCATACACCTACACGCTGCAACCGAAACGTCAGGGCGAATTCACCATTCCGCCTGCAACCGCCGTCATTAACGGGAGCGAGATGAAGTCAAATCCGGTGAATATTGTTGTGACGGCACCTTCCAAACAATCACAGCAATCACAGCAGTACCAGGATCCGTTCGATGCTTTCAGGCGTCAGTCACAACCGCAGCGAAGGCAAAGCAGTGACGAGGATATCCGTAAAGAGGTGGAAAAAAATATTTTTGTCCGTGTCATTCCTTCCAAAACACAACTGTATCAGGGAGATCAGGTTAGCCTTTCCTATAAACTGTATTTTCGAATTCAGTATCAAACCCTGCAGGCAACTAAAAACCCAAGTTATAATGGTTTCCTGAGTGAGGAATTTAAACTGCCGGAACCCGACAGGAACGAACAGCCTCCTATAGAAGTATATGGAGGCAGGAAATATTATGTGCAGGAATTCAAGCGTGTCTCCCTGTTTCCGACTAAGTCAGGAAAGATAACTATTGACCCCATTGAATTGCAGGGAACCGTTTTGCTGGAAGTGCCTGACCCGTTCTTTGGCGGATTTTTCTCCACGCTCGAGCCGTATGATTATGAATTTAAAAGCAATGCGATTGACCTGGATATAAAGTCCTTGCCTGAAAAAAACAAACCGGCAGCTTTCAGCGGTGCCGTCGGTAAGTTTTCATTTGAAGCCGGATACGATAAAAAGAACGTAAAAGTAGGGGATGAGATAAAATTAAAGATTACGTACAACGGTACCGGTAACTTAAAATTGATTACCGCTCCCAAACTGGCCTTTCCGGAGGAGTTTGAAGCATTTGAACCCAAAACCAAAGATGATTACAGTAATAACGGCAGTGTGGTCACCGGTTCCAAATCATTTGAATATATTCTGATTCCGCAGGATGGAGGCAAGTTTAAACTGCCGTTGTATGAGTTTGCCTATTTTGATGTGGAGAAAGGTGATTATGTCAGGTTCACACTGCCGGAAACGGAAATAGAGGTGGAAGGAAAAGCAAAAATCAGCGAGAATGTAATCAGTTTCTTTAAGCGGGAGAAAGAGGATAGACCCAAAAGCATTTACGGTATCAAAACCACCTATGCCGCTTCCTCGGATTTTGCCGGAAGCAACCGTTTCTGGATGCTTACCGTCTCTCCGTTCATGATATTGCTGCTTGGATTCATCTTTCGAAAACGGGATTATTCTGAAAGTGAGTTGTTGTCACTGAGAAGAAAAAAAGCCAACAGGATTGCGCTGCGGAAAATGGCGAAAGCGAAAAAATTACTGGAGCAACACCAGGAAGAGGCATTCTACAATGAGGTAATACGGGCGTTGTGGGAATATTTATCTGACAAGCTGGCGATCCCGCAAAGTGAACTCTCTAAAGAGAATATTTCGGAAAGACTGAGCTTCAGAAACGTAACAGCTGATAAAATCCAATCCCTGGTAGAAACGCTGGATACCTGCGAACAGTCCCTGTTCTCTCCGGCCGGACAGCAACATGCGATGCAGCAGACGTATTCAAGATCGGTGGAATTGATAGTAGATATTGAGGAACAGTTAAAAGCCAAAAACAGTTGA
- a CDS encoding tetratricopeptide repeat protein: MMCVNKIVCLTWMSILLLFPAALKAADAKSLFSSANKYYQNKQYEEAEKMYLLILQQDKKNVHVLYNLGNTYYDLKRYPEAVLYYERARKWMPDDKSVNQNIQLTNNKLFSKMEFSKEFFVTKWVKGSVYEKSASTWSVWMLIMLWAGVLLVCLYFYTTQRRYLQSGIFALCMTLLLAFFTRLAYNREQQKEFAIVMQENAFMKKAPVESMNAADSIPPGIKVQIVDTDKNWFKIRQSNGKEGWIDSRSVELI, translated from the coding sequence GTGATGTGTGTAAATAAGATTGTCTGTTTGACCTGGATGAGCATCCTGTTACTGTTTCCGGCTGCGCTGAAGGCAGCTGACGCAAAGAGTTTATTCAGCTCCGCGAATAAATACTATCAGAACAAACAGTATGAGGAGGCGGAAAAGATGTATCTGCTGATTTTACAGCAGGATAAGAAGAATGTGCATGTCTTATATAACCTGGGGAATACGTATTACGACCTGAAAAGATATCCGGAGGCTGTATTGTATTATGAGCGTGCCAGAAAATGGATGCCGGACGACAAATCGGTTAATCAGAATATACAGCTGACCAACAACAAGCTCTTTTCCAAAATGGAATTCAGTAAGGAGTTTTTTGTAACGAAATGGGTGAAAGGCAGCGTGTATGAAAAATCAGCATCCACGTGGAGTGTTTGGATGCTGATAATGTTATGGGCTGGGGTGTTGTTGGTATGCTTGTATTTTTACACCACCCAGAGAAGATACCTGCAATCGGGTATTTTTGCCTTATGTATGACATTATTGCTAGCTTTCTTTACCAGGCTTGCCTATAACAGAGAGCAGCAGAAGGAATTCGCCATCGTGATGCAGGAAAATGCATTTATGAAAAAGGCACCCGTAGAAAGTATGAATGCCGCAGACTCCATTCCGCCGGGGATTAAAGTGCAGATTGTTGATACGGATAAAAACTGGTTCAAGATTAGACAATCTAACGGCAAAGAAGGCTGGATAGACAGCAGGAGTGTCGAACTGATTTAA
- a CDS encoding chalcone isomerase family protein, protein MKKILFVLTMIFLFAPESHAQLTINNVTLPAKLKTATGELTLNGGGVRKKAFFKVYVMGLFLTEKSKDAAAILKSNNEMAARLQITSGVVSSSNMSSAIKEGFEKSLKGKVAPLQGKIDDFIGIFSKEEIKEGDVFILDYVPGVGVKSFKNGKLLSTIEGEDFRKALFGIWLGDDPVDAGLKTGILGN, encoded by the coding sequence ATGAAAAAGATTCTTTTTGTCCTGACCATGATTTTCCTCTTCGCACCGGAAAGCCATGCTCAACTGACCATAAACAATGTAACCCTGCCGGCCAAACTGAAAACGGCTACCGGCGAATTAACCCTCAACGGCGGCGGTGTCCGTAAGAAAGCATTTTTCAAGGTGTATGTGATGGGACTTTTCCTGACAGAAAAAAGCAAAGATGCTGCAGCCATCCTGAAAAGCAATAATGAGATGGCGGCGCGTTTGCAGATCACTTCCGGTGTCGTCAGCAGCAGCAATATGTCCTCCGCCATTAAGGAAGGATTTGAGAAATCCCTGAAAGGGAAAGTGGCACCGCTGCAAGGCAAGATTGATGATTTCATCGGCATCTTTTCCAAAGAGGAAATCAAGGAAGGTGATGTCTTCATTCTGGATTATGTTCCCGGAGTGGGCGTTAAGTCTTTTAAGAACGGCAAACTTTTATCTACCATTGAAGGGGAGGATTTCAGGAAAGCGCTCTTCGGCATCTGGCTGGGCGATGATCCGGTAGATGCAGGCCTGAAGACAGGGATACTGGGTAACTAA
- a CDS encoding UvrD-helicase domain-containing protein has product MRELAELNESQFNAVTTIHGPVMIIAGPGSGKTRVLTFRIAYLIKNDVDPFRIMALTFTNKAAAEMRERISHIVGSEAKNLYMGTFHSVFARILRAEAHRLGYPNNFTIYDPDDAKSLLKSIIREEGLNDKLYKPATVYYRISGAKNALIDAKKYAENTDLVSDDESSGRPKIAELFAKYQDRCFKAGAMDFDDLLLKTYELLTRFPDVLYKYQKRFTHVLIDEFQDTNNAQYEIVKLFAAQHENVCVVGDDAQSIYAFRGATIENILNFERDYPDLKVFKLEQNYRSTEHIVQAANDIIKHNKAQLPKKIWTEQKGGEKIKVYKTASDTDEARIVADSIFDQKMRQHLLHAEFAILYRTNAQSRSFEEALRRLNIPYKIYGGLSFYQRKEVKDFIAYLRVTVNPNDEEALKRIINYPVRGIGNTSIDRLIVTANEYDLPLWHVAEKPEIIQDMQGRAKQAIRDFSIMIKSFRAMLPTKNAYEIAEYIGRQTGIVQELFKDKTAEGISRYENIQELLNGIKEYTVAEKPEYEEDEVRPENDLAAYLQQISLLTDMDDDKDENKDRVKLMTIHAAKGLEFTSVFIVGLEENLFPSIMAMNTREDLEEERRLFYVAVTRSKRFLTLSYALTRYKFGQLNYCDPSRFIEEIADSNKIFFGQKEKPKAEQKPLFDNDSNSKWYLSKQYQKKEEPVVPKYEPPKHLTKIKAAAGHTASITTDLQQLQAGMKVLHEKFNQGKVLSVEGSGENKIATIFFEGVGNKKIMLKFAKLQILE; this is encoded by the coding sequence ATGCGCGAGTTAGCCGAATTAAACGAATCCCAGTTCAATGCCGTCACCACCATACACGGTCCGGTGATGATCATTGCGGGCCCCGGCTCCGGAAAAACGCGCGTGCTGACCTTCCGCATCGCCTACCTCATCAAGAACGACGTGGACCCGTTCCGCATCATGGCGCTCACCTTCACCAACAAGGCCGCCGCCGAAATGCGCGAGCGCATCTCCCATATCGTGGGCAGCGAAGCGAAGAACCTCTACATGGGCACCTTCCACTCGGTGTTCGCCCGCATCCTGCGGGCGGAAGCGCACCGCCTGGGCTATCCCAACAACTTCACCATCTACGATCCGGACGATGCCAAAAGTTTGCTGAAATCGATCATCCGCGAAGAAGGGCTGAACGATAAGCTGTATAAACCCGCCACCGTTTACTACCGGATTTCCGGCGCGAAAAACGCCCTGATTGACGCCAAAAAATATGCGGAGAACACCGACCTCGTCTCGGATGACGAAAGCAGCGGCCGCCCGAAAATTGCGGAGCTGTTCGCCAAATACCAGGACCGCTGCTTCAAGGCGGGCGCCATGGACTTCGACGACCTGCTCCTGAAAACGTATGAGCTGCTCACCCGGTTTCCGGATGTGTTGTACAAATACCAGAAACGGTTCACGCACGTGCTCATCGACGAGTTTCAGGACACCAACAACGCACAGTATGAAATCGTGAAGCTGTTTGCCGCGCAGCATGAAAATGTCTGTGTCGTGGGCGACGACGCCCAGAGCATCTATGCCTTCCGCGGCGCCACCATCGAAAATATCCTGAACTTCGAGCGTGACTATCCGGACCTGAAAGTGTTCAAGCTCGAACAGAACTACCGCTCCACCGAACATATCGTGCAGGCGGCCAACGATATCATCAAACACAACAAGGCACAGCTGCCCAAAAAAATCTGGACCGAGCAGAAAGGCGGCGAAAAGATAAAGGTCTATAAAACCGCCAGCGATACGGATGAAGCCCGCATCGTGGCGGATTCCATTTTTGACCAGAAGATGCGCCAGCACCTCCTGCATGCCGAGTTTGCCATCCTGTACAGAACCAATGCGCAGTCGCGCTCCTTTGAGGAAGCGCTGCGCCGCCTGAACATACCGTATAAAATCTACGGCGGGCTGTCGTTCTACCAGCGAAAGGAAGTGAAGGATTTCATCGCCTACCTTCGTGTGACGGTCAATCCGAATGATGAGGAAGCGCTGAAACGCATCATCAACTATCCGGTGCGCGGCATCGGCAACACGAGCATCGACCGACTGATTGTGACCGCCAATGAATACGATCTGCCTTTGTGGCATGTGGCGGAAAAGCCGGAAATCATACAGGATATGCAGGGACGTGCGAAGCAGGCCATCCGCGATTTCAGCATCATGATCAAGAGTTTCCGTGCCATGCTGCCGACTAAAAATGCGTACGAAATCGCCGAGTATATCGGCAGACAAACCGGCATCGTGCAGGAACTGTTCAAGGACAAAACCGCCGAAGGTATTTCGCGCTATGAAAACATCCAGGAATTGCTCAACGGCATCAAGGAATATACGGTAGCGGAAAAGCCGGAATACGAAGAGGACGAAGTGCGGCCGGAGAATGACCTGGCGGCTTACCTGCAGCAGATTTCATTGCTGACGGATATGGACGATGATAAGGACGAAAACAAGGACAGGGTAAAGCTGATGACCATACACGCAGCAAAGGGACTGGAATTTACAAGCGTGTTCATCGTGGGCCTCGAGGAAAATCTTTTCCCCTCTATCATGGCTATGAATACGCGCGAAGACCTGGAGGAAGAACGCAGGCTCTTTTATGTGGCAGTCACGCGTTCCAAACGCTTCCTGACCTTGTCGTATGCGCTGACGCGTTATAAATTCGGGCAGCTGAACTATTGTGACCCCAGCCGTTTCATCGAGGAGATTGCCGACAGCAATAAAATCTTCTTCGGACAGAAAGAGAAACCCAAAGCGGAGCAGAAGCCGCTGTTCGACAATGACAGCAACAGCAAATGGTATCTGAGCAAGCAATACCAGAAGAAAGAAGAACCTGTCGTTCCGAAATACGAACCACCGAAGCATCTCACCAAAATCAAGGCGGCGGCAGGACATACCGCCTCCATCACCACGGATCTGCAGCAGCTGCAGGCCGGCATGAAAGTGCTGCACGAGAAATTCAATCAGGGAAAGGTGCTGAGCGTGGAAGGCAGCGGTGAAAACAAGATTGCTACCATCTTTTTTGAAGGGGTCGGCAACAAGAAAATCATGCTGAAGTTCGCAAAACTGCAGATTCTGGAGTGA
- a CDS encoding type II toxin-antitoxin system VapC family toxin, whose product MANKIILADTSILIDFFRKTDKSNSVLLGLVKKGYSFKISAITEFEIYSGTNKDQLTFWNELLEKIEVLAFDKDVVKVAVELNNALKRKRKQIDMADLFIAATAVSNKLPIATLNKKHFERIDTLKIIP is encoded by the coding sequence ATGGCGAACAAGATAATACTGGCAGACACTTCCATTCTTATTGATTTTTTTCGCAAAACGGATAAATCAAATTCTGTATTGCTCGGACTGGTGAAAAAAGGTTACTCCTTTAAAATTTCTGCCATCACGGAGTTTGAAATCTATTCAGGTACCAATAAAGACCAACTTACGTTCTGGAACGAATTACTGGAAAAAATAGAAGTGCTGGCTTTTGACAAAGATGTGGTAAAAGTTGCTGTTGAACTCAATAACGCACTTAAGCGAAAGAGAAAGCAAATTGACATGGCTGACCTTTTTATTGCAGCAACTGCGGTAAGTAATAAACTTCCTATTGCGACACTTAATAAAAAGCATTTTGAAAGAATAGACACGCTGAAAATTATTCCATAA
- a CDS encoding DUF2075 domain-containing protein, whose translation MLNYYYKDSIFDFQRKTLEEIIGTITLSNNFDSTLNQNKAWEEQILLLKKILNNFDGTILFEFSIPRMGKRVDCLLIIDNIVFVIEFKVGQKDFLNYDLEQVWDYALDLKNFHMPSHNVIIAPILVATEAEEPIIEISTTSHNDNLLLPIKSNKNNLLEALKSALLFFDDKSKINYDEYIKGNYAPTPTIIQAAISLYNNHSVKNITRSDAEAKNLSKTTSAIAEIIEKAKINKEKTICFVTGVPGAGKTLVGLKVATSHLDKEKGNTSVYLSGNAPLVAILQEALTRDKVFREKQLGNRITKRDAKQAVKSFIQIIHHYRDAYVNNDNLPYDHVAIFDEAQRAWNKEQTVSFMKRKKGISSFDFSEPEFLISCLNRHNDWAVIICLVGGGQEINTGEAGISEWLNAIYNKFSDWKVYISPNLTDSEYDAINTIKKLEKNKLIKFDDNLHLSVSMRSFRAESVSYFIKTILDLNTEESKKTLDLISEKYPIFLTRDLTAAKKWLKEKARGTERYGIIASSQAQRLKPLAIDIKSPMDPVNWFLNEKDDVRSSFYLEDVATEFHVQGLELDWACVTWDGDLRYSKNEWKSFSFKGNKWEKINKIERKKYLINAYRVLLTRARQGMIIVVPEGDIDDHTRKTEYYNDTFNYLKEIGIRVI comes from the coding sequence ATGCTAAACTATTATTATAAGGACTCTATATTTGATTTTCAACGCAAGACCCTAGAAGAAATAATAGGAACAATAACACTATCAAATAATTTTGATTCAACATTGAATCAAAACAAAGCTTGGGAAGAACAGATACTATTACTTAAGAAAATATTAAACAATTTTGATGGTACAATTTTATTTGAATTTTCTATACCTAGAATGGGAAAACGAGTTGATTGTCTTTTAATAATTGACAATATTGTATTTGTAATCGAATTTAAGGTTGGACAAAAAGATTTCTTAAATTATGATCTAGAGCAAGTCTGGGATTATGCTTTAGATTTAAAGAACTTTCATATGCCTAGTCATAATGTCATAATTGCACCAATTCTTGTTGCAACTGAAGCAGAAGAACCAATTATTGAAATCTCAACAACCTCTCATAATGACAATCTGCTTTTACCAATAAAATCCAATAAAAATAATTTACTTGAAGCACTAAAAAGTGCATTATTGTTTTTTGATGATAAATCCAAAATCAATTATGATGAATATATTAAAGGTAACTATGCTCCTACTCCAACTATTATTCAGGCTGCTATATCCCTTTACAACAATCATTCTGTTAAGAATATAACAAGAAGCGATGCAGAAGCAAAGAATTTATCTAAAACTACTTCTGCCATAGCAGAAATAATTGAAAAAGCGAAAATCAATAAAGAAAAGACTATTTGTTTTGTTACAGGTGTTCCTGGTGCAGGAAAAACACTTGTGGGATTGAAAGTTGCAACTTCTCATTTAGATAAAGAAAAAGGGAACACGAGTGTATACTTATCTGGTAATGCCCCATTAGTTGCAATATTGCAAGAAGCATTAACAAGAGATAAAGTTTTTAGAGAAAAGCAACTAGGAAACAGAATTACTAAAAGAGATGCTAAGCAGGCTGTCAAATCATTTATACAAATAATTCATCATTATAGAGATGCATATGTAAATAATGACAACCTGCCATATGACCACGTAGCAATCTTTGATGAAGCACAAAGAGCTTGGAACAAAGAGCAGACTGTAAGTTTTATGAAGCGAAAAAAGGGAATATCAAGTTTTGATTTTTCAGAGCCTGAATTTTTAATTTCGTGTCTTAATAGACATAATGATTGGGCTGTAATTATTTGTCTTGTTGGCGGAGGACAAGAAATAAATACTGGAGAGGCTGGTATTTCAGAATGGCTAAACGCTATTTATAATAAATTTTCAGATTGGAAAGTTTATATATCTCCAAACTTAACAGATAGTGAATATGATGCAATCAACACAATTAAAAAACTTGAAAAAAATAAACTCATTAAATTTGATGACAACTTACATTTGTCGGTTTCTATGCGTTCCTTTAGGGCTGAGAGTGTTTCATATTTTATAAAAACAATTTTAGATTTAAATACTGAAGAATCTAAAAAAACATTAGATCTTATCTCGGAAAAATATCCAATCTTTTTAACAAGGGATTTAACTGCTGCCAAAAAATGGTTGAAGGAAAAAGCTAGGGGAACAGAGCGATATGGAATAATAGCTTCATCTCAGGCACAAAGATTAAAACCACTAGCAATTGACATAAAATCTCCAATGGACCCCGTCAATTGGTTTTTAAACGAGAAAGATGATGTTAGATCATCATTCTATCTAGAAGATGTAGCCACAGAATTTCATGTTCAAGGGCTTGAGCTCGACTGGGCTTGTGTTACTTGGGATGGTGATTTAAGATACTCAAAAAATGAATGGAAGTCTTTCTCATTTAAAGGTAATAAGTGGGAGAAAATAAATAAAATTGAAAGAAAAAAATATTTAATAAATGCTTATAGAGTGCTTCTTACACGTGCTAGACAAGGAATGATAATTGTAGTTCCAGAGGGTGATATTGATGATCACACAAGAAAAACTGAATATTACAATGATACATTTAATTATTTAAAGGAAATTGGAATAAGGGTAATATAA
- a CDS encoding OmpA family protein — MNLRISFLKLAVILPFFLHAQKDTTIVSKYDFIAGEKVIFFDDFTSENIGDFPLLWNTTGSGEVVTTSIAEGRWFKITNARGITTLTDPLALPENYTIEFDLIPQKYMEKNHNNKDFSFYITSTSKPKDLMYGLARPGDAGVKFSFGFNNYYATYYRDGSPDLKGMEGVPKMLENQKYRISIWVQKERIRLYIGETKLFDIPKAMSKNYKYNMIRFDNGTPLISNFRVATGLPDMRSKLITEGKLVSYGIYFDVNKDVVKPESAGTLKQIADVLKENPAVRIKIVGHTDSVGDDASNLDLSKRRGAAVKNALVNNYGIDAGRIETDGKGEKVPVAPNNCSTNKALNRRVEFIKL; from the coding sequence ATGAACTTACGAATCAGTTTTTTAAAACTGGCAGTTATATTGCCATTCTTTTTGCATGCCCAGAAGGATACAACCATCGTTTCCAAATATGATTTTATAGCCGGAGAGAAAGTGATTTTCTTCGATGACTTCACCTCCGAAAATATCGGCGACTTTCCGTTGCTTTGGAATACCACCGGGTCGGGGGAAGTGGTAACGACCAGCATTGCAGAAGGGCGCTGGTTCAAGATTACCAATGCAAGAGGCATCACTACACTGACGGATCCGTTAGCCCTTCCGGAAAATTACACGATAGAGTTCGACCTGATTCCGCAAAAGTATATGGAGAAAAACCACAACAACAAAGACTTTTCATTTTACATTACCAGTACCTCCAAACCTAAAGACCTGATGTACGGACTGGCAAGACCGGGCGATGCCGGTGTGAAATTTTCCTTCGGATTTAACAACTACTACGCTACGTATTACAGAGACGGATCGCCGGATTTAAAAGGCATGGAAGGGGTACCCAAAATGCTGGAAAACCAAAAATACCGCATTTCCATCTGGGTGCAGAAGGAAAGAATACGCCTCTACATCGGAGAAACCAAACTGTTTGACATTCCGAAAGCCATGTCAAAAAATTACAAATACAATATGATTCGTTTCGATAACGGAACACCGCTGATCAGCAATTTCAGGGTAGCCACCGGCCTGCCCGACATGCGCAGCAAACTGATAACGGAAGGTAAACTGGTCAGCTACGGCATCTATTTCGACGTGAATAAAGATGTGGTGAAACCGGAATCCGCCGGCACGCTGAAACAGATTGCGGACGTGCTGAAAGAAAATCCGGCGGTGCGCATCAAAATCGTCGGACATACCGACTCTGTCGGCGACGATGCCTCCAATCTCGATTTGTCCAAACGACGCGGTGCTGCCGTCAAGAATGCGCTGGTAAATAATTACGGCATTGATGCCGGACGTATCGAAACGGACGGCAAGGGCGAGAAAGTACCCGTGGCTCCCAATAACTGCAGCACCAATAAGGCGCTGAACCGCAGGGTGGAATTTATAAAACTCTAA
- a CDS encoding ABC transporter permease, whose product MANGNDSPLKKTWIRLLKNKPAIISLAVIVVAMALAIIGPSIAPDKTPDADDQVLELANVNPGFQVKMLLVQKNREEKPSSFFSRVLFGRDNPNQMIPIVSYRFDDSAHIVLQTYEGEGRTERKMVLPVVDVTQALSIVKPEIVLNGDKAVFTTFEEKQKTASIEALKKDIEQNRVIFQTYHLGTDGYGRDILSRLLFGVRVSLSVGLVAVLISLTIGIFMGSVAGFFRGWVDNVIMWFINVIWAIPTILLAMAIRFAIGDKIPSFLAIFIAVGLSMWVEVARIVRGQVLTVREMEYVQAARGLGFSNVRIILKHILPNIIGPIMVIAASDFASAILIEAGLSFVGIGVKPPTPSWGTMLNDHRAYLLTPGKAFLALAPGICIMVMVLAFNLLGNGLRDAFDVKGKTV is encoded by the coding sequence ATGGCGAACGGCAATGATTCACCTTTAAAGAAAACATGGATCCGCTTATTGAAAAATAAGCCGGCAATCATCAGCCTGGCGGTGATTGTGGTTGCTATGGCACTTGCCATTATCGGTCCGAGCATTGCCCCCGACAAGACGCCTGATGCAGATGATCAGGTGCTCGAACTCGCCAATGTGAACCCCGGCTTTCAGGTGAAGATGCTGTTGGTGCAGAAAAACAGGGAAGAAAAACCTTCTTCCTTTTTCAGCCGCGTGTTGTTCGGCAGGGATAATCCGAACCAGATGATTCCGATTGTTTCATACCGTTTTGATGACAGTGCCCATATCGTGCTGCAAACCTATGAAGGAGAGGGACGTACCGAACGAAAAATGGTGCTGCCGGTCGTGGATGTAACCCAGGCATTGTCCATCGTAAAACCCGAAATTGTCCTCAACGGCGATAAGGCGGTCTTTACTACGTTTGAGGAAAAACAGAAAACGGCTTCCATCGAAGCACTGAAAAAGGATATTGAACAGAACAGAGTCATTTTCCAAACCTATCATTTGGGAACGGACGGCTACGGACGGGATATCCTGAGCCGCCTGCTGTTCGGGGTTCGCGTATCCCTTTCCGTAGGATTGGTGGCGGTACTGATTTCCCTGACGATAGGAATCTTTATGGGCAGCGTAGCGGGGTTCTTTCGCGGATGGGTGGATAATGTCATCATGTGGTTCATCAATGTCATCTGGGCGATACCGACCATCCTGCTGGCCATGGCGATTCGCTTTGCCATCGGTGACAAGATCCCTTCTTTCCTTGCCATCTTTATAGCGGTGGGTTTATCCATGTGGGTGGAAGTGGCGCGTATCGTTCGGGGGCAGGTGCTCACCGTCCGGGAGATGGAGTATGTCCAGGCTGCGCGCGGGTTGGGTTTTAGCAACGTCCGTATCATCCTCAAACATATTTTGCCTAATATCATCGGCCCCATCATGGTGATAGCGGCTTCGGATTTTGCATCCGCCATCTTAATAGAAGCAGGTTTGAGTTTTGTAGGTATCGGGGTAAAACCTCCTACACCCAGCTGGGGTACCATGCTGAACGATCATCGGGCTTATTTATTAACACCCGGCAAGGCATTCCTGGCGCTGGCACCCGGAATTTGCATTATGGTAATGGTGCTGGCATTCAACCTGTTAGGAAATGGATTAAGAGATGCGTTCGATGTAAAAGGAAAAACTGTTTAG